The Papaver somniferum cultivar HN1 chromosome 3, ASM357369v1, whole genome shotgun sequence genome includes a region encoding these proteins:
- the LOC113358811 gene encoding probable mitochondrial adenine nucleotide transporter BTL1 isoform X1, with translation MIQKTPPTQNKNFCVMEDVYGQMVLVSNEIDLDKETPSNTTSSSGSNNGVGQLQFQFPDVGRAMTGFVRTREVGEFLSGALAGAMTKAVLAPLETIRTRMVVGVGSKDIAGSFIEVMEQRGWQGLWAGNTVNMLRIVPTQAIELGTFECVKRAVTSAKEDWEKNGCPKVQIGRVRLSFSFSWLSPTAVGGAAAGIVSTLACHPLEVLKDRLTVNREAYPSIILGLTKIYKEGGIGALYSGLSPTLIGMLPYSTCYYFMYEKLKNNYCEKQKKKSLSRPEMLLIGAMSGFTASTISFPLEVARKRLMVGALQGKCPPNMAAAIAEVIQEQGFKGLYRGWGASCLKVMPSSGITWMFYEAWKDILLMDRRMPL, from the exons ATGATCCAAAAAACTCCTCCTACACAG AACAAGAATTTCTGTGTAATGGAGGATGTTTATGGACAAATGGTTTTAGTATCTAATGAAATCGACCTCGATAAAGAAACCCCTTCTAATACTACTAGTAGTTCCGGTAGTAATAATGGTGTTGGGCAGCTTCAGTTTCAGTTTCCTGATGTTGGACGAGCCATGACT GGTTTTGTAAGGACTCGAGAGGTTGGGGAGTTTCTTAGCGGAGCCTTAGCAGGAGCTATGACTAAAGCTGTTCTTGCTCCCCTTGAAACCATAAG GACAAGAATGGTGGTTGGTGTGGGATCCAAAGATATTGCAGGAAGTTTCATTGAAGTCATGGAGCAACGGGGTTGGCAAGGTCTGTGGGCTGGCAACACGGTTAACATGCTTCGTATAGTTCCAACTCAGGCGATCGAGCTTGGCACGTTTGAGTGCGTTAAGAGAGCAGTGACATCGGCTAAGGAGGACTGGGAGAAGAACGGGTGCCCAAAAGTTCAAATTGGCCGAGTGAGGCTGAGCTTTTCTTTTTCATGGTTATCTCCAACTGCAGTTGGTGGTGCTGCGGCTGGCATTGTCAGTACCCTTGCCTGTCACCCACTTGAAGTCTTGAAG GATAGGTTGACGGTCAATCGTGAGGCATATCCTAGTATTATTCTGGGTCTAACCAAAATCTACAAGGAAGGTGGGATTGGTGCATTATATTCTGGCTTGTCCCCAACACTGATAGGCATGCTTCCGTACAGCACTTGTTACTATTTCATGTATGAGAAGTTAAAGAATAACTATTgcgaaaaacaaaagaagaagtctTTAAGCCGCCCAGAGATGCTTTTGATAGGTGCTATGTCAG GTTTTACAGCAAGCACTATCAGCTTCCCGTTAGAAGTGGCGAGGAAAAGGCTAATGGTTGGAGCACTACAAGGAAAGTGTCCACCAAACATGGCAGCTGCCATAGCAGAAGTCATACAAGAACAAGGGTTCAAAGGTCTCTACAGAGGGTGGGGTGCAAGTTGTTTGAAAGTCATGCCATCCTCTGGTATTACCTGGATGTTTTATGAAGCATGGAAAGATATTTTGCTCATGGACAGAAGAATGCCTTTATAA
- the LOC113358811 gene encoding probable mitochondrial adenine nucleotide transporter BTL1 isoform X2: protein MWLSIQHLVDRGQIMVLRLSFGLQDWGFVRTREVGEFLSGALAGAMTKAVLAPLETIRTRMVVGVGSKDIAGSFIEVMEQRGWQGLWAGNTVNMLRIVPTQAIELGTFECVKRAVTSAKEDWEKNGCPKVQIGRVRLSFSFSWLSPTAVGGAAAGIVSTLACHPLEVLKDRLTVNREAYPSIILGLTKIYKEGGIGALYSGLSPTLIGMLPYSTCYYFMYEKLKNNYCEKQKKKSLSRPEMLLIGAMSGFTASTISFPLEVARKRLMVGALQGKCPPNMAAAIAEVIQEQGFKGLYRGWGASCLKVMPSSGITWMFYEAWKDILLMDRRMPL from the exons ATGTGGCTGTCTATCCAGCATTTGGTAGACAGGGGTCAAATTATGGTTCTAAGACTGTCGTTTGGGTTACAGGATTGG GGTTTTGTAAGGACTCGAGAGGTTGGGGAGTTTCTTAGCGGAGCCTTAGCAGGAGCTATGACTAAAGCTGTTCTTGCTCCCCTTGAAACCATAAG GACAAGAATGGTGGTTGGTGTGGGATCCAAAGATATTGCAGGAAGTTTCATTGAAGTCATGGAGCAACGGGGTTGGCAAGGTCTGTGGGCTGGCAACACGGTTAACATGCTTCGTATAGTTCCAACTCAGGCGATCGAGCTTGGCACGTTTGAGTGCGTTAAGAGAGCAGTGACATCGGCTAAGGAGGACTGGGAGAAGAACGGGTGCCCAAAAGTTCAAATTGGCCGAGTGAGGCTGAGCTTTTCTTTTTCATGGTTATCTCCAACTGCAGTTGGTGGTGCTGCGGCTGGCATTGTCAGTACCCTTGCCTGTCACCCACTTGAAGTCTTGAAG GATAGGTTGACGGTCAATCGTGAGGCATATCCTAGTATTATTCTGGGTCTAACCAAAATCTACAAGGAAGGTGGGATTGGTGCATTATATTCTGGCTTGTCCCCAACACTGATAGGCATGCTTCCGTACAGCACTTGTTACTATTTCATGTATGAGAAGTTAAAGAATAACTATTgcgaaaaacaaaagaagaagtctTTAAGCCGCCCAGAGATGCTTTTGATAGGTGCTATGTCAG GTTTTACAGCAAGCACTATCAGCTTCCCGTTAGAAGTGGCGAGGAAAAGGCTAATGGTTGGAGCACTACAAGGAAAGTGTCCACCAAACATGGCAGCTGCCATAGCAGAAGTCATACAAGAACAAGGGTTCAAAGGTCTCTACAGAGGGTGGGGTGCAAGTTGTTTGAAAGTCATGCCATCCTCTGGTATTACCTGGATGTTTTATGAAGCATGGAAAGATATTTTGCTCATGGACAGAAGAATGCCTTTATAA
- the LOC113358810 gene encoding F-box protein At5g07610-like codes for MGSSGKPLSVSDNSGDGFWQDLSMLSSSVIASNCDILEQILIFLPVKTLLKLKLVSQQWFRLISDPIFIQNHFLPNYPSVPPIFLQKLSFVVNPEFEFIFLDKNLSGSSTVPFQTLTFVNDPAGIKIEQSCNGLLICSSFRMNGIGRTYYVYNPSTRRSKSISGSSQVVGDEFHSICNVSLAFNPLKSPHYEVVRIWGSDSNKYQTEIYSSKTGSWRAPGVIFCAPNDAFGRSGVYWNGCLHWISLRESSLYYDINQEMFKTLPMPPIPNGRDRRRIEYFGEYKGHMHLIEMYGPFSTSFDILHMETDYSGWNVKYRVNLEGLATAYPGMVRDIVDVSEYFYLLDFSILLVAENEEEKEEPLSPSLVIVVPDNKVISYNLREMSFKNIHTLSPGIHARYRWFDAYRHIETLAHV; via the coding sequence ATGGGTTCTTCAGGTAAGCCCTTGTCTGTCAGTGACAATTCCGGTGATGGCTTTTGGCAGGATCTGTCAATGTTGTCTTCATCGGTAATAGCCAGCAATTGTGATATCTTGGAGCAgattctaatatttttgccaGTGAAAACACTGCTTAAATTGAAATTGGTTTCGCAACAATGGTTCCGTCTCATCTCTGATCCAATTTTCATTCAAAATCATTTCCTTCCAAACTATCCTTCAGTTCCCCCAATTTTCTTACAAAAATTATCCTTCGTTGTCAACCCAGAATTTGAATTCATCTTCCTTGACAAAAACCTCAGCGGATCATCCACTGTGCCATTTCAAACCTTAACTTTTGTAAATGATCCTGCAGGTATAAAGATTGAACAATCTTGCAATGGTCTACTAATTTGCAGTAGCTTCAGAATGAACGGTATTGGGCGCACTTATTATGTCTACAATCCATCAACAAGGCGTAGCAAGAGTATTAGCGGGTCATCTCAAGTTGTAGGAGATGAGTTTCATTCTATCTGTAACGTTAGTTTAGCGTTCAATCCTCTCAAATCACCTCACTATGAAGTTGTTCGTATTTGGGGAAGTGACTCAAATAAATATCAAACGGAAATCTACTCGTCTAAAACAGGATCTTGGAGGGCTCCTGGAGTTATATTCTGTGCACCCAATGATGCATTTGGTAGGTCTGGTGTATATTGGAATGGTTGCTTGCACTGGATCAGTTTGAGAGAATCATCTCTTTATTACGATATCAATCAAGAAATGTTCAAAACATTGCCAATGCCACCGATTCCAAATGGGCGGGATAGGAGGAGGATTGAATACTTCGGAGAGTACAAAGGTCATATGCATCTCATTGAGATGTATGGTCCATTCAGTACAAGTTTCGATATTTTGCATATGGAAACTGATTATTCAGGATGGAATGTAAAATACCGCGTTAATTTGGAAGGACTGGCAACTGCATATCCGGGAATGGTTAGGGACATTGTTGATGTTTCAGAGTACTTTTATCTTCTTGATTTCTCCATATTGCTGGTAGCtgaaaatgaagaagagaaagaggagcCCTTGTCACCGTCGCTAGTTATAGTTGTACCGGATaataaagttatttcttacaatcTCAGGGAAATGAGTTTCAAGAATATTCACACATTATCACCAGGCATTCATGCACGTTACCGGTGGTTTGACGCTTACCGACACATTGAAACACTAGCTCATGTTTGA
- the LOC113360742 gene encoding uncharacterized protein LOC113360742 produces MLLHRGVHLDTTACPLCNEVLETSGHLMLHCSFTFKLWDYFLSSMCIPWTLPGTVLQLLAAWDNNVLTGKCKEIWKMLHFAIVWNVWNERNLRVFGGRPKDVEEVIDLVKQSLILWSCDSNTFQGVDSSQVIHNWEAVIHN; encoded by the coding sequence ATGCTTTTGCATCGCGGTGTTCATCTAGATACTACGGCTTGTCCTCTTTGTAATGAAGTCTTGGAGACATCTGGTCATTTGATGTTGCATTGTTCTTTCACTTTCAAACTATGGGATTACTTCTTATCTTCGATGTGCATACCCTGGACTTTGCCTGGCACTGTCTTGCAATTGTTAGCAGCATGGGACAATAACGTTTTAACTGGTAAGTGTAAAGAGATTTGGAAAATGCTTCATTTTGCTATCGTATGGAATGTGTGGAATGAACGTAACCTTAGAGTTTTTGGTGGAAGACCTAAAGATGTCGAAGAAGTCATTGATCTTGTTAAGCAGTCTCTGATCCTTTGGAGCTGTGATTCGAATACGTTTCAGGGAGTTGATAGCAGCCAGGTTATACACAATTGGGAAGCTGTAATTCATAATTAG